From a single Rhizobium lusitanum genomic region:
- a CDS encoding carbohydrate ABC transporter permease — translation MATLHTRSAARVMMTPSVLLLFAWMIVPLVMTIYFSTLNYNLLSPGAHDFIGLLNYEYFVTDPAFLNSLVVTLLLVGGALVITVVGGIALALLLDQPIFGQGIVRMLVLAPFFVMPTVAALIWKHMFMNPVNGLLAHLFKFFGLDPLTWLETVPLFSIVIIVAWQWLPFATLILLTALQSLDEEQKEAAEMDGAGPVSKFIYITLPHLARAITVVILIETIFLLSAFAEILVTTNGGPGTATTNLTYLVYSQIVLSQDVGGASAGGIIAVILANIVAIFVMRAVGKNLEA, via the coding sequence ATGGCAACGTTACACACCCGTTCTGCTGCCCGCGTCATGATGACGCCGTCGGTTTTGCTGCTCTTCGCGTGGATGATCGTCCCTCTGGTGATGACGATCTACTTCTCGACGCTGAACTACAATCTCCTGTCTCCCGGTGCGCATGACTTCATCGGGCTGCTCAACTACGAATACTTCGTCACCGACCCTGCCTTCCTCAACTCCCTGGTCGTGACGCTGCTGCTGGTCGGCGGCGCGCTGGTCATCACCGTGGTCGGTGGCATTGCCCTGGCGCTCCTGCTCGATCAGCCGATCTTCGGCCAGGGCATTGTCCGCATGCTGGTGCTTGCGCCCTTCTTCGTCATGCCGACGGTCGCCGCCCTCATCTGGAAACACATGTTCATGAACCCGGTGAACGGGCTCCTGGCACATCTGTTCAAGTTCTTCGGGCTCGATCCACTGACCTGGCTTGAGACCGTGCCGCTGTTTTCGATCGTCATCATCGTCGCCTGGCAGTGGCTGCCCTTCGCAACGCTCATCCTCTTGACGGCATTGCAGTCGCTGGATGAAGAGCAGAAGGAAGCCGCCGAAATGGACGGCGCCGGCCCGGTCTCGAAGTTCATCTACATCACCCTGCCGCACCTGGCCCGCGCGATCACCGTCGTCATCCTCATCGAGACGATCTTCCTGCTCTCCGCCTTCGCCGAGATCCTGGTCACCACCAATGGCGGCCCCGGCACGGCGACGACCAACCTCACCTATCTCGTCTATTCGCAGATTGTCCTGTCGCAGGATGTCGGCGGCGCATCGGCGGGCGGCATCATCGCCGTCATTCTGGCCAATATCGTCGCGATCTTCGTGATGCGTGCGGTCGGCAAGAACCTGGAGGCTTAA
- a CDS encoding carbohydrate ABC transporter permease produces the protein MARNVSTRRKVVVSVAAWAVALLIFFPILWTILTSFKSEGDAIASPPQFLFFHWTLENYFEVQSRSNYFLHFSNSVIISFGSTILGLIVAVPAAWAMAFSPTKRTKDVLMWMLSTKMMPPVGAFIPIYLLFQGFGLLNNQFASRLGMVVVLMLINLPIIVWMLYTYFKEIPGEILEAARMDGASLAKEIIYVLTPMAIPGLASTMLLNIILSWNEAFWTLNLSSVDAAPLSTFIASYSSPEGLFYAKLSAASTMAIAPILILGWFSQKQLVRGLTFGAVK, from the coding sequence ATGGCACGCAATGTCTCTACACGGCGCAAGGTGGTCGTATCGGTCGCCGCCTGGGCCGTCGCGCTCCTCATCTTCTTCCCGATCCTGTGGACGATCCTGACGAGCTTCAAGTCGGAAGGCGACGCGATCGCTTCGCCGCCGCAGTTCCTCTTCTTCCACTGGACGCTGGAGAATTACTTCGAGGTGCAGTCGCGCTCGAACTATTTCCTCCATTTCTCCAACTCGGTCATCATCTCCTTCGGTTCGACGATCCTAGGTCTGATCGTCGCCGTTCCCGCCGCCTGGGCCATGGCCTTCTCGCCGACCAAGCGCACCAAGGACGTGCTGATGTGGATGCTGTCCACCAAGATGATGCCGCCGGTCGGTGCCTTCATCCCGATCTACCTGCTGTTCCAGGGTTTTGGCCTGCTCAACAATCAGTTCGCCAGCCGTCTCGGCATGGTCGTCGTGCTGATGCTGATCAACCTGCCGATCATCGTCTGGATGCTCTACACCTACTTCAAGGAAATCCCCGGCGAGATCCTCGAGGCGGCCCGGATGGATGGGGCGTCGCTGGCAAAGGAAATCATCTACGTGCTGACGCCGATGGCGATCCCGGGGTTGGCTTCGACGATGCTGCTCAACATCATCCTGTCGTGGAATGAGGCCTTCTGGACGCTCAATCTCTCGTCGGTCGACGCGGCACCGCTCAGCACCTTCATCGCCTCCTATTCCAGCCCGGAAGGCCTGTTCTACGCCAAGCTTTCGGCAGCATCGACGATGGCGATTGCCCCGATCCTGATCCTCGGCTGGTTCAGCCAGAAACAACTCGTACGCGGCCTGACCTTCGGCGCGGTTAAGTAA
- a CDS encoding copper homeostasis protein CutC — protein sequence MLLEVCVEDIAGLAAAIAGGADRIELCSALAVGGLTPSAGLMTAAALAPIPAYAMIRPRAGGFVYSADELAVMKGDIDAAQRAGLAGVVLGASLPDGRLDHEMLGALVTHAKGLGKTLHRAFDLVPDVEEAVELAISLGFERILTSGCAKTALEGVTVLEQAITVAASRISIMPGSGVNIGTIGALWPRLAIGEVHASCSVAEPETDERLLAFGFSAPSMRRTDAVTVRALKAHFA from the coding sequence ATGCTGCTTGAGGTCTGCGTCGAGGATATCGCCGGCCTTGCCGCCGCCATCGCCGGCGGCGCCGATCGCATCGAGCTTTGCAGTGCGCTTGCCGTCGGCGGCCTGACGCCAAGCGCCGGACTGATGACGGCCGCAGCCCTTGCGCCCATCCCCGCCTACGCCATGATCCGCCCGCGCGCCGGCGGTTTCGTCTATTCCGCCGATGAGCTTGCCGTGATGAAGGGCGATATCGACGCCGCCCAGCGGGCAGGCCTTGCCGGCGTCGTACTCGGCGCCTCGCTACCGGATGGCCGCCTCGATCACGAAATGCTCGGCGCACTCGTCACCCATGCCAAAGGCCTCGGCAAGACATTGCACCGCGCTTTCGATCTCGTTCCCGATGTCGAGGAAGCGGTAGAACTCGCCATCTCCCTCGGCTTCGAGCGCATCCTGACCTCGGGCTGCGCGAAAACGGCCCTGGAGGGCGTTACCGTCCTCGAACAGGCAATCACCGTCGCCGCCAGCCGCATCTCGATCATGCCCGGTTCGGGCGTCAATATCGGGACCATCGGCGCGCTATGGCCGCGACTGGCGATCGGCGAAGTGCATGCTTCCTGTTCCGTCGCCGAGCCGGAGACGGATGAACGCCTGCTCGCCTTCGGTTTTTCCGCACCGTCCATGCGCCGCACGGACGCCGTAACCGTCAGGGCGCTCAAGGCGCATTTCGCCTGA
- a CDS encoding ATP-binding protein codes for MTLRPTSITRRLIAALTGTVVLFWLIAVGIGVYVVNHELSETFDGALQETAERLMPLVVDDLANRDPSSDPQSLEELNKGLNREYLTYQVLDASGKVILHSHDAPPVAYEVPLKIGFHNTPKYRIYTESSMNGTIFLHVADAFKNRREASRESGVALLWPLLALIPASILAILFAVGRSLRPIDRLRSDIATKDGGNMVPLESDTLPRELQPIARSVNLLLERLRSALEAEREFTANSAHELRTPIAGALAQTQRLIAELPKGPLSERADRIETSLSNLGRLAEKLLQLSRAQAGIGTSDKPVDLMAVIETIIGDYDRDTATAGRILLESSPDERLIRNVDIDAFAIVLRNLIENALIHGPTDDEVIVKVDGDVIRILNGGHVLSVEELAGLKKRFQRGKTKASGSGLGLAIAERIVGQIGGRLDLLSPAAGQADGFEARITLPSA; via the coding sequence ATGACGCTGCGCCCCACCAGCATCACCCGCCGCCTGATCGCGGCGCTGACCGGCACGGTCGTCCTCTTCTGGCTGATCGCAGTCGGCATAGGGGTCTATGTCGTAAACCACGAGCTCTCGGAGACCTTCGACGGCGCGCTGCAGGAAACCGCTGAACGGCTGATGCCGCTGGTGGTCGATGATCTCGCCAATCGTGATCCCTCGAGCGACCCGCAAAGCCTCGAGGAATTGAACAAGGGGCTGAACCGGGAATACCTGACCTATCAGGTGCTCGACGCCTCGGGCAAGGTCATCCTGCATTCGCACGACGCGCCGCCGGTGGCCTATGAGGTACCCCTGAAAATCGGCTTCCACAACACGCCGAAGTACCGGATCTACACCGAATCCTCGATGAACGGCACAATCTTCCTGCATGTCGCCGACGCCTTCAAAAACCGGCGGGAAGCGTCGCGCGAAAGCGGCGTCGCTCTGCTCTGGCCACTGCTCGCCCTCATCCCGGCCAGCATTCTCGCCATCTTGTTCGCCGTCGGTCGCTCACTGCGGCCAATCGACCGGTTGCGCTCGGACATCGCCACCAAGGACGGCGGCAACATGGTGCCCCTCGAAAGCGACACGCTGCCGCGCGAGCTCCAGCCAATCGCCCGCTCGGTGAACCTGTTGCTCGAGCGCCTGCGCTCTGCCCTTGAGGCCGAGCGGGAGTTCACCGCCAACAGCGCCCATGAACTGCGCACGCCGATCGCCGGCGCACTGGCCCAAACACAGCGCCTGATCGCCGAATTGCCGAAGGGGCCGCTTAGCGAACGTGCCGACCGGATCGAGACGTCGCTCTCCAATCTCGGACGGCTGGCGGAGAAGTTGCTGCAGCTCTCCCGCGCCCAGGCCGGCATTGGCACCAGCGACAAGCCCGTCGACCTGATGGCCGTCATCGAAACCATCATCGGCGACTACGACCGGGACACCGCCACCGCCGGCCGCATCCTTCTGGAAAGCAGTCCGGACGAGAGGCTGATCCGCAACGTCGATATCGATGCTTTCGCCATCGTCCTGCGCAACCTGATCGAAAACGCACTGATCCATGGCCCGACGGACGACGAAGTGATCGTCAAGGTCGATGGCGACGTCATTCGTATCCTGAACGGTGGCCATGTGCTTTCCGTGGAAGAACTGGCCGGCTTGAAAAAGCGTTTCCAGCGCGGCAAGACGAAGGCCTCCGGTTCCGGCCTCGGCCTTGCCATCGCTGAACGCATCGTCGGACAGATCGGCGGACGTCTGGATCTCCTGTCGCCCGCCGCCGGCCAGGCGGATGGCTTCGAAGCCCGGATCACCTTGCCTTCGGCCTGA
- a CDS encoding ABC transporter substrate-binding protein codes for MKLKTFLLSACSALMFAGMASAETLTIATVNNGDMIRMQKLTDAFKAKNPDIDLQWVTLEENVLRQKVTTDIATKGGQYDVLTIGTYEVPIWSKLGWLAPLDKLTADKTYDVDDLLPAIRSGLTTDGKLYAAPFYGESSMVMYRKDLFDKAGLKMPDAPTWTFIADAARKITDKSHEVYGICLRGKAGWGENMAFLTATANSFGARWFDEKWKPQFDQPEWKSTLDFYVKLMKDAGPPGASSNGFNENLSLFQTGKCGMWIDATVAASFVSDPKESKVADKVGFALAPDNGLGKRGNWLWAWNLAIPASSKKTEAAEKFIAWATGKDYTNLVAEKEGWLNAPPGTRSSLYANADYQKAAPFAKMTLDSINSADPTHPTVKPVPYVGVQFVAIPEFQGIGTAVGQQFSAALAGQITVDAALKAAQQLTTREMTKAGYPK; via the coding sequence ATGAAATTGAAAACTTTTCTGCTGAGCGCCTGCTCGGCCCTGATGTTTGCCGGAATGGCCTCTGCCGAAACGCTGACGATAGCGACGGTTAACAACGGCGACATGATCCGTATGCAGAAGCTTACGGATGCTTTCAAAGCGAAGAACCCGGACATTGACCTTCAGTGGGTTACTCTCGAAGAAAACGTGTTGCGCCAGAAGGTCACGACCGACATTGCGACCAAGGGCGGCCAATACGATGTGTTGACGATCGGCACCTATGAAGTGCCGATCTGGAGCAAGCTCGGCTGGCTGGCGCCGCTCGACAAGCTCACCGCCGACAAGACCTACGACGTCGACGATCTTCTCCCGGCCATCCGCAGCGGCCTGACCACGGACGGCAAGCTCTATGCGGCTCCGTTCTACGGCGAAAGCTCGATGGTGATGTACCGCAAGGACCTGTTCGACAAGGCCGGCCTTAAGATGCCGGACGCGCCGACCTGGACCTTTATTGCCGATGCTGCCCGCAAGATCACCGACAAGAGCCATGAAGTCTACGGCATCTGCCTTCGCGGCAAGGCCGGCTGGGGCGAGAACATGGCGTTCCTGACGGCAACGGCGAACTCCTTCGGCGCCCGCTGGTTCGATGAGAAGTGGAAGCCGCAGTTCGATCAGCCGGAATGGAAGAGCACGCTCGACTTCTACGTCAAGCTGATGAAGGACGCCGGCCCTCCGGGTGCTTCGTCCAACGGCTTCAACGAGAACCTCTCGCTGTTCCAGACCGGCAAGTGCGGCATGTGGATCGACGCGACGGTTGCTGCCTCGTTCGTGTCCGACCCGAAGGAATCGAAGGTGGCCGACAAGGTCGGCTTCGCTCTGGCGCCGGATAATGGTCTCGGCAAGCGCGGCAACTGGCTCTGGGCATGGAACCTCGCCATCCCGGCTTCCTCGAAGAAGACCGAAGCTGCAGAGAAGTTCATCGCCTGGGCAACCGGCAAGGACTACACCAACCTTGTCGCCGAGAAGGAAGGCTGGCTGAATGCACCTCCCGGCACCCGTTCTTCGCTCTATGCGAATGCGGATTACCAGAAGGCTGCTCCTTTCGCCAAGATGACGCTCGACTCGATCAACTCGGCCGATCCGACCCACCCGACCGTCAAGCCGGTCCCGTATGTCGGCGTCCAGTTCGTGGCCATTCCTGAGTTCCAGGGCATCGGCACCGCCGTCGGCCAGCAGTTCTCCGCTGCCCTTGCCGGCCAGATCACCGTCGACGCCGCTCTCAAGGCCGCGCAACAGCTGACCACACGCGAAATGACCAAGGCTGGTTATCCGAAATAA
- a CDS encoding ROK family protein gives MIVSFDIGGTAIKGGIARSVTDITPLVRRPTPKDDFGEFVAALRDVITEAGERPDCLSFSIAGVVDPDNQALICANIPCIHGRRLAVELEAELGYPVLIANDADCFAMAEAMSGAGRGHRIVLGAILGTGVGGGLVADGRLVNAAGGFAGEWGHGPIIASFAGNPPVAIPAYTCGCGQKGCVDTVGGARGIERLHKTLHGLEFSSEEIIGQWLEGDANAARTIDVLVDLVASPLALTVNITGATIVPVGGGLSNVEPLLERLDAAVRTRILRRFDRPLVVPSECKVEPGLIGAALLGLKFAEERNHAA, from the coding sequence ATGATCGTTTCCTTCGACATCGGCGGTACCGCCATCAAGGGCGGCATCGCCCGCTCCGTGACGGATATCACCCCGCTTGTCCGGCGCCCGACCCCGAAAGATGATTTCGGTGAGTTCGTCGCGGCCTTGCGCGACGTCATCACTGAGGCCGGCGAGAGGCCGGACTGCCTCTCCTTTTCCATCGCCGGCGTTGTCGACCCCGACAACCAGGCACTGATCTGCGCCAACATTCCCTGTATCCACGGCCGCCGTCTCGCGGTCGAACTGGAAGCTGAACTCGGCTATCCCGTCCTGATCGCCAACGATGCCGATTGCTTCGCCATGGCGGAGGCCATGTCCGGCGCCGGTCGCGGCCATCGCATCGTCCTTGGCGCCATTCTCGGCACCGGCGTCGGTGGCGGTCTGGTGGCGGACGGCCGCCTCGTCAACGCCGCCGGCGGTTTTGCCGGCGAGTGGGGCCACGGCCCGATCATCGCTTCCTTCGCCGGCAATCCGCCGGTCGCCATCCCCGCCTATACCTGCGGCTGCGGCCAGAAGGGCTGCGTCGATACCGTCGGCGGTGCCCGTGGCATCGAGCGCCTGCACAAGACTCTGCACGGCCTGGAGTTTTCCAGCGAAGAGATCATCGGCCAATGGCTGGAGGGCGATGCCAATGCGGCGCGAACGATCGACGTCCTCGTCGATCTCGTCGCCTCGCCGCTGGCGCTGACCGTCAATATCACCGGCGCCACCATCGTTCCCGTCGGCGGCGGCCTTTCCAATGTCGAACCGCTGCTGGAGCGGCTGGATGCGGCGGTGCGCACCCGCATCCTGCGCAGATTCGACCGCCCGCTCGTCGTGCCGAGCGAATGCAAGGTCGAGCCCGGCCTGATCGGCGCTGCCCTGCTGGGGCTGAAATTTGCCGAGGAGCGGAACCATGCTGCTTGA
- a CDS encoding ABC transporter ATP-binding protein translates to MGSIVLKKVSKVFGEAKVIPSIDLEINEGEFVVFVGPSGCGKSTLLRLIAGLEDVSGGQILIDGKDGTNLAPAQRGLAMVFQSYALYPHMSVRKNIAFPLKMANMPQAEIDKKVADAAHVLNLTEYLERKPRQLSGGQRQRVAIGRAIVRQPKAFLFDEPLSNLDAALRVNMRLEISELHQQLKTTMVYVTHDQVEAMTMADKIVVLNRGNIEQVGSPLELYKSPRNLFVAGFIGSPKMNFVKGTYAQNLGADTIGVRPEHVLLSTESGDWQGRVTVAEHLGSDTFLHIEADGIGPITARGTGDFPARAGDTVYMTPDKTRIHRFDEKGLSI, encoded by the coding sequence ATGGGTAGCATTGTCCTTAAGAAGGTTTCTAAGGTCTTTGGCGAAGCCAAGGTCATTCCTTCCATCGACCTCGAGATCAACGAAGGCGAATTCGTCGTGTTCGTCGGCCCTTCCGGCTGCGGAAAATCCACGTTGCTGCGTCTGATCGCTGGCCTCGAGGACGTCTCGGGTGGTCAGATTCTGATCGACGGCAAGGACGGCACCAATCTGGCGCCGGCCCAGCGTGGCCTCGCCATGGTGTTCCAGTCCTATGCGCTCTATCCGCATATGAGCGTTCGCAAGAACATCGCCTTTCCGCTGAAGATGGCAAACATGCCGCAGGCGGAAATCGACAAGAAGGTCGCTGACGCCGCGCATGTCCTTAATCTTACGGAATATCTGGAGCGCAAGCCGCGCCAGCTTTCCGGCGGCCAGCGTCAGCGTGTCGCCATCGGCCGTGCCATCGTGCGCCAGCCCAAGGCCTTCCTGTTCGACGAGCCCTTGTCGAACCTCGATGCGGCGCTGCGCGTCAACATGCGTTTGGAAATCAGCGAACTGCATCAGCAGCTGAAGACGACCATGGTCTATGTGACGCATGACCAGGTCGAGGCCATGACCATGGCCGACAAGATCGTGGTGCTGAACCGCGGCAATATCGAGCAGGTCGGCTCGCCGCTGGAGCTCTACAAGAGCCCGCGCAATCTCTTCGTTGCCGGCTTTATCGGCTCGCCGAAGATGAATTTCGTCAAGGGCACCTATGCGCAGAACCTCGGCGCCGACACGATCGGCGTTCGTCCGGAACATGTGCTGTTGTCGACTGAAAGCGGCGACTGGCAGGGCAGGGTGACCGTTGCCGAGCATCTCGGCTCCGATACCTTCCTGCATATCGAGGCCGATGGCATCGGCCCCATCACAGCCAGAGGAACCGGCGACTTCCCAGCCCGTGCCGGAGATACCGTCTATATGACGCCCGACAAAACCCGAATCCATCGCTTTGATGAAAAGGGGCTGTCGATCTAA
- a CDS encoding DUF6030 family protein codes for MSVAPPRKKSRAVFWIAAIVIGSIILATALLANDMRNLKALDTRYHLNLFSQPMHPPSVPATAIAAPQATNVTHPTATPVTTPAPAPAKPIKVTQATQTGKPAHAHSSSHIFDPPVDALRGAFLRSWRISGQTLCANLTKFGLPVGEWKQSVLGVGTFECSHQIQKGDFGNPNAASFFVIARGTPTGDLDNIRIKVIMPDNADGRAIGETFIDAMVMLLTETHWLDFQTALDAIGRLQDVTQEHFGAKLSFFREFQNDRNFNLQLELRRTTPEQIRTAIVFDKARWTLRSDLPGN; via the coding sequence ATGTCGGTGGCGCCACCTCGCAAAAAAAGCAGGGCTGTCTTCTGGATTGCGGCGATCGTCATCGGCTCGATCATTTTGGCGACGGCGCTTCTTGCCAACGACATGCGCAATCTCAAGGCGCTCGATACCCGTTATCATCTGAATCTGTTCAGTCAGCCGATGCATCCGCCATCAGTCCCTGCGACAGCCATAGCCGCCCCACAAGCCACCAACGTCACCCATCCCACAGCAACACCGGTCACAACACCAGCACCGGCGCCCGCTAAGCCCATCAAAGTGACACAGGCCACACAGACGGGGAAACCGGCGCATGCCCATTCTTCGTCCCATATATTCGATCCCCCCGTCGATGCCCTGCGCGGCGCCTTCCTGCGAAGCTGGCGAATATCGGGCCAGACGCTCTGCGCCAATCTGACGAAATTCGGCCTGCCAGTCGGAGAATGGAAGCAAAGCGTGCTGGGCGTCGGCACATTCGAATGCAGCCACCAGATCCAGAAGGGCGACTTCGGAAACCCGAATGCGGCATCATTCTTCGTCATTGCCCGCGGCACGCCAACCGGTGATCTCGACAACATCCGCATCAAGGTGATCATGCCCGACAATGCCGACGGCCGCGCCATCGGCGAGACCTTCATCGACGCCATGGTCATGCTACTAACGGAAACCCACTGGCTCGACTTCCAGACGGCGCTCGACGCGATCGGCAGACTGCAAGATGTGACGCAAGAGCATTTCGGCGCGAAGCTCAGCTTTTTCCGCGAATTCCAGAATGACAGGAACTTCAACCTTCAACTGGAACTACGCAGGACGACGCCGGAACAGATCCGCACGGCAATCGTCTTCGACAAGGCGCGATGGACGCTCCGGTCGGACCTGCCGGGTAACTAG
- a CDS encoding response regulator transcription factor, which yields MRVLLVEDDETIGGAVRDHIAASAHAVDWVKNLADATEVTSAVKYGLILLDLQLPDGVGIDFLKKLRRKPDETPVIILTARDQISDRIEGLNSGADDYLVKPFNLGELSARILAVARRYSGSPQPTIRFGDLEIDQPQRRVRLDGKDIVLTGREWAVLDLLVTRPGAIISKDQIEEALYAFGSEIESNTVEVYVSRLRKKIGKDRIRTARGVGYCLGER from the coding sequence GTGAGAGTTCTTCTGGTCGAAGACGATGAGACGATCGGCGGCGCGGTTCGCGACCATATCGCGGCAAGCGCCCATGCCGTCGACTGGGTGAAGAACCTCGCGGATGCGACGGAGGTCACCAGCGCCGTAAAGTACGGCCTGATCCTGCTTGACCTGCAGCTCCCCGACGGTGTCGGCATCGACTTCCTCAAGAAGCTGCGCCGCAAACCGGATGAGACGCCAGTGATCATCCTCACTGCCCGCGACCAGATTTCCGACCGCATCGAGGGATTGAACAGCGGCGCAGACGATTATCTCGTCAAGCCGTTCAACCTCGGCGAACTCTCCGCCCGCATCCTGGCGGTGGCCAGGCGCTACAGCGGCAGCCCGCAACCGACCATCCGCTTTGGCGATCTGGAGATCGATCAACCGCAACGGCGGGTCCGGCTGGATGGCAAGGACATCGTGCTCACCGGCCGCGAATGGGCCGTGCTCGACCTCCTGGTAACGCGACCGGGCGCAATCATTTCCAAGGATCAGATCGAGGAGGCGCTCTATGCCTTCGGTTCGGAAATCGAGAGCAACACGGTGGAGGTCTATGTCAGCCGCCTGCGCAAGAAGATCGGCAAGGACCGCATCCGCACCGCACGGGGCGTCGGCTATTGCCTGGGTGAAAGATGA
- a CDS encoding RbsD/FucU family protein produces MLKGISPRLNADVLHALASMGHGDMLVVVDTNFPAESIAQQTMLGHLLRIDNVSAAEAVEALLSLMPLDTFIDDAATRMEVVGAPDELPKVQGEVQAAIDRAEGKHWPLVPVERYAFYERAKEAYCVIQTGERRFYGCFTLTKGVIPPETE; encoded by the coding sequence ATGCTGAAGGGAATTTCGCCGCGGTTGAACGCGGATGTGCTGCACGCGCTGGCATCGATGGGGCATGGCGACATGCTTGTCGTCGTCGACACCAATTTCCCCGCCGAGTCGATCGCGCAGCAGACGATGCTCGGCCATCTTTTGAGGATCGACAACGTGTCGGCGGCCGAGGCCGTCGAGGCGCTTCTGTCGCTGATGCCGCTTGATACCTTCATCGACGATGCCGCGACGCGCATGGAAGTCGTTGGCGCGCCCGACGAATTGCCGAAGGTCCAGGGCGAAGTGCAGGCGGCGATCGATCGCGCCGAAGGCAAGCACTGGCCGCTCGTACCGGTCGAGCGTTATGCCTTCTACGAGAGGGCGAAAGAGGCCTATTGCGTGATCCAGACCGGCGAACGCCGCTTCTATGGTTGTTTCACCTTGACCAAGGGTGTCATCCCGCCGGAAACTGAATGA
- a CDS encoding sugar-binding transcriptional regulator yields MARKLDSQGRLDDAARAGWLYYVAGRTQDEIASAMGISRQSAQRLVSLAVAERLIKVRLDHPIAACLEYGAALREKFKLKHIEVVPSDPDGTSSTVGIAEAGAAEIERWLKRSDPIVLAIGTGRTLKAAVDQLPAIECPQHRIVSLTGNIGPDGSAAYYNVIFSMADAIKARHYPMPLPVLVSSAEERELLHAQALVRSTLDISAQADVTFVGVGELGVDAPLCLDGFLERDEMTALMKRGAAGEICGWVFDGDGKLMSDAVNDRVASASIPPRDTSSVIGIAKGKRKFEAIKAAVTGHQINGLITDEATAEFLLKG; encoded by the coding sequence ATGGCCAGGAAGTTGGATTCCCAGGGGCGGCTTGACGACGCAGCGCGGGCTGGCTGGCTGTATTATGTGGCCGGGCGGACGCAGGACGAGATCGCCAGCGCCATGGGAATCTCCCGGCAGTCGGCGCAGCGGTTGGTGTCGCTGGCCGTTGCCGAGCGGCTGATCAAGGTGCGGCTGGACCACCCGATCGCCGCATGCCTCGAATATGGCGCGGCGCTGCGCGAAAAATTCAAGCTTAAACATATCGAGGTGGTGCCGAGCGATCCCGACGGGACGTCGTCCACGGTGGGGATCGCCGAGGCGGGGGCTGCCGAAATCGAGCGCTGGCTGAAGCGCAGCGATCCGATCGTATTGGCGATCGGCACCGGCCGCACGCTGAAGGCGGCGGTCGATCAGCTGCCGGCGATCGAATGTCCGCAGCACCGCATCGTGTCGTTGACCGGCAATATCGGTCCGGATGGATCGGCTGCCTATTACAACGTCATTTTCAGTATGGCCGACGCGATCAAGGCGCGGCACTACCCCATGCCGCTGCCGGTGCTCGTCTCCTCGGCCGAAGAGCGCGAGCTGCTGCATGCGCAGGCGCTGGTGCGCTCGACGCTCGATATCAGCGCGCAGGCCGACGTGACCTTCGTCGGTGTCGGCGAGCTGGGCGTCGATGCGCCGCTTTGCCTTGATGGCTTTCTCGAGAGGGACGAGATGACGGCGCTGATGAAGCGGGGTGCTGCCGGCGAAATCTGCGGCTGGGTTTTCGACGGCGATGGAAAGCTGATGTCGGACGCCGTCAATGATCGGGTCGCCAGCGCCTCCATTCCGCCGCGCGATACGTCTTCCGTCATCGGAATAGCCAAGGGCAAACGTAAGTTCGAGGCGATCAAAGCCGCTGTCACCGGTCATCAGATCAATGGTTTGATCACCGACGAAGCGACGGCTGAGTTTCTGCTCAAGGGCTGA